A window from Enterocloster bolteae encodes these proteins:
- a CDS encoding CapA family protein, protein MKRTGCIVAAALLLGLLLAGITGYLIWHSAQDKYVRAEMVGVSGGTGVAGVEAPEPEEGDGAETGAAADSDGAQGTDGLQGMDGAQGTDGPDAADGGLSAHSDNAEAQGPGTGTSDEDSPLKLVFAGDILLSDHVLGAYRKAGNIGGVVDSGFRQVIDGSDIFMANEEFPFSRRGTAAADKQFTFRLPPEHVSMFQELGIDIVTLANNHALDFGTDALLDTCSTLDDAGILRVGAGANLEEAKKPVFMEAKGRRIGFLGASRVIPEGSWNATSKGPGMLTTYDPSLLLEEIKKAREVCDYLVVYVHWGIERDERPQEYQRTLGQQYIDAGADLVIGSHPHVLQGLEYYKGKPIVYSLGNFVFGSSIPKTALLTVEWDGEDALLRLVPGTSSGGYTRMLEDEGEKAGFYQYITSISYGVTVGEDGIAAPVEERAAE, encoded by the coding sequence ATGAAGAGAACAGGATGTATTGTGGCAGCAGCCTTATTATTAGGGCTGCTGCTGGCCGGTATTACGGGATATTTAATATGGCACTCAGCACAGGACAAATATGTCAGGGCTGAGATGGTAGGTGTCTCGGGAGGCACCGGCGTGGCTGGCGTGGAGGCGCCGGAACCGGAGGAAGGGGACGGGGCAGAAACAGGCGCCGCCGCAGATTCGGACGGCGCCCAAGGAACAGACGGCCTGCAAGGAATGGACGGCGCCCAAGGAACAGACGGCCCGGATGCAGCGGATGGCGGTTTATCCGCCCATTCAGACAATGCTGAAGCACAGGGGCCCGGAACAGGAACATCGGATGAGGACTCTCCGCTAAAACTTGTATTTGCAGGGGATATCCTTCTCTCAGACCACGTGCTGGGCGCATACCGGAAAGCAGGCAATATAGGCGGAGTGGTGGACAGCGGATTCCGCCAGGTGATTGACGGCAGCGATATCTTTATGGCAAATGAAGAATTCCCCTTCAGCCGCCGCGGAACAGCTGCTGCTGATAAGCAGTTTACCTTCCGGCTGCCGCCTGAACATGTATCCATGTTTCAGGAGCTGGGAATAGATATCGTGACCCTGGCCAACAATCACGCTCTGGATTTCGGTACAGATGCCCTGCTGGATACATGCAGCACCCTGGATGATGCCGGAATCCTGAGGGTGGGAGCCGGAGCCAATCTGGAGGAAGCCAAAAAGCCGGTATTCATGGAGGCAAAGGGCCGCAGAATCGGGTTCCTGGGCGCGTCCAGGGTCATACCGGAGGGTTCCTGGAACGCCACTTCCAAGGGACCGGGCATGCTCACCACCTATGATCCGTCCTTGCTGTTGGAGGAGATCAAAAAGGCCAGGGAAGTCTGCGATTACCTTGTGGTATATGTGCACTGGGGAATTGAACGTGACGAGCGGCCCCAGGAGTACCAGAGGACCCTGGGACAGCAGTATATAGACGCGGGAGCCGACCTTGTGATAGGCAGCCATCCCCATGTACTGCAGGGGCTGGAATATTATAAGGGCAAGCCCATCGTGTACAGCCTGGGTAATTTTGTGTTCGGCAGCAGCATTCCGAAAACAGCCCTGCTGACCGTGGAATGGGACGGGGAGGACGCGCTGCTGCGGCTGGTGCCGGGCACATCCTCTGGAGGATATACCAGGATGCTGGAGGATGAAGGAGAAAAGGCGGGTTTCTACCAGTATATCACATCCATTTCCTATGGCGTGACGGTTGGGGAGGATGGAATTGCGGCGCCGGTGGAGGAAAGAGCGGCAGAGTAG
- a CDS encoding DegV family protein, with translation MTYKIIGDSCLDLTEDMKKDPRFQMIPLTLQVGSAQVVDDETFDQKRFIEMVKACPECPKTACPSPETFKAAFEEAEAEAVFVITLSSHLSGSYNSAAVAKKLYEEEMAEKGMAEQAKKVAVIDSLSASSGELNIALFIQNLCDSGLEFDEVVEKTLAYRDGMNTYFVLESLDTLRKNGRLSGLQAFFATALNIKPVMGADTGTIIKLDQARGMNKALQRMCDIAVKEVADAASKIAVVCHVNNPERAEYVKDELAKRVGFKKIVVTNAAGVATVYANDGGIVLAV, from the coding sequence ATGACCTATAAGATTATCGGGGATAGTTGTCTTGATTTAACAGAGGATATGAAGAAGGATCCCAGATTTCAGATGATTCCGCTGACACTGCAGGTAGGCAGTGCCCAGGTGGTGGATGATGAGACATTTGACCAGAAACGGTTTATAGAGATGGTAAAGGCGTGTCCGGAATGCCCAAAGACAGCGTGTCCGTCACCGGAGACCTTTAAGGCTGCATTTGAGGAGGCGGAAGCGGAAGCAGTATTTGTCATCACTCTGTCCAGCCACCTCAGCGGAAGTTATAATTCGGCGGCAGTGGCAAAGAAGCTGTATGAGGAGGAGATGGCGGAAAAAGGTATGGCGGAGCAGGCCAAGAAGGTGGCTGTTATTGACTCGCTTTCCGCATCCTCAGGGGAGTTGAATATTGCCCTCTTTATCCAAAACCTGTGCGATTCCGGACTGGAATTTGATGAGGTGGTGGAGAAAACCCTGGCATACAGGGACGGCATGAATACTTACTTTGTGCTGGAGAGCCTGGATACACTCCGCAAGAACGGGCGTCTGTCGGGCCTGCAGGCTTTTTTTGCCACAGCCCTCAACATTAAGCCTGTTATGGGCGCGGATACAGGAACCATCATCAAGCTGGACCAGGCCAGGGGAATGAACAAGGCCCTTCAGAGAATGTGCGATATTGCGGTAAAGGAAGTGGCGGACGCGGCCAGTAAGATTGCGGTTGTCTGCCATGTGAATAACCCTGAGCGGGCTGAATACGTAAAGGATGAGCTGGCTAAGAGGGTGGGATTCAAGAAGATTGTGGTTACCAACGCGGCAGGCGTGGCCACTGTATATGCCAATGATGGAGGGATTGTACTGGCAGTCTGA
- the htpG gene encoding molecular chaperone HtpG, translating to MAKKGSLSITSENIFPVIKKWLYSDHDIFYRELISNGSDAITKLKKLELMGEYERPEDLEYKIQVSVNPNDKTIKITDNGLGMTEDEIDKYINQIAFSGVQDFMEKYKDKANEDQIIGHFGLGFYSAFMVSDKVSIDSLSYQKDAKPVHWESEGGIDFEMEEGDKAEVGTTITLYLNEDSTEFCNEYRAREVIEKYCAFMPVDIFLDNETAEPQYETIEKDELTDKDTVVETVIEPARTEEKEKEDGTKETVEIEPSREKYKINKRPVALNDTNPLWNKHPNECSEEDYKSFYRKVFRDYKEPLFWIHLNMDYPFNLKGILYFPKINMEYDSLEGTIKLYNSQVFIADNIKEVIPEFLMLLKGVIDCPDLPLNVSRSALQNDGFVKKISDYITKKVADKLSGMCKTDRENYEKYWDDIAPFIKFGYIKDEKFAEKMGDFILYKNLEGKYLTLQDCLDENKEKHENTIFYVTNEKEQSQYINMFKEEGIDAVIMPAAIDSPFISHVEQKKEGLKFLRIDTDLNAAFKEEVKEDDEEFKKTSEELTEYFKKALNNDKLDIKVEKMKNAGVASMITISEDTRRMQDMMKMYSMGGMDMGMFGGTGETLVLNANHPLVQYVLGHKEDANTSKICEQLYDLASLSHGPLAPERMTAFVSRSNEIMMIMAGEKTDSEKTE from the coding sequence ATGGCAAAGAAAGGCAGTTTATCAATTACAAGCGAGAACATTTTCCCAGTAATCAAGAAATGGCTGTACTCTGACCATGACATTTTCTACAGGGAGCTGATTAGCAATGGCAGCGATGCCATTACCAAGCTTAAGAAACTGGAGCTCATGGGCGAGTACGAGAGACCGGAGGATTTGGAGTACAAAATCCAGGTGTCCGTGAATCCAAATGACAAGACCATAAAGATCACAGACAATGGACTTGGCATGACCGAGGACGAGATTGACAAGTATATTAACCAGATTGCATTTTCCGGCGTCCAGGATTTCATGGAGAAGTACAAGGACAAAGCCAATGAGGACCAGATTATCGGTCATTTCGGACTGGGCTTCTATTCTGCGTTTATGGTTTCCGACAAGGTATCCATTGACTCCCTGTCCTACCAGAAGGATGCCAAACCAGTCCACTGGGAATCAGAGGGCGGCATTGACTTTGAGATGGAGGAAGGGGATAAGGCTGAGGTGGGAACCACCATCACCTTATATCTGAACGAGGACAGCACCGAGTTCTGCAACGAGTACAGGGCCAGGGAAGTGATTGAGAAGTACTGTGCATTCATGCCTGTGGATATCTTTCTGGACAATGAGACAGCGGAGCCACAGTATGAGACCATTGAGAAGGACGAGCTGACCGACAAGGATACCGTGGTGGAGACCGTAATCGAGCCTGCCAGAACCGAGGAGAAGGAAAAGGAAGACGGTACCAAGGAAACCGTGGAAATCGAACCTTCCAGGGAAAAATATAAAATCAACAAGCGCCCTGTGGCCTTAAACGACACCAATCCTCTGTGGAACAAGCATCCCAATGAGTGCAGCGAGGAAGATTATAAGAGCTTCTACCGCAAGGTGTTCAGGGATTACAAGGAGCCGCTGTTCTGGATACACCTGAACATGGATTATCCATTTAATTTAAAGGGCATCCTGTACTTCCCGAAAATCAATATGGAGTATGACAGCCTGGAGGGAACCATCAAGCTGTACAACAGCCAGGTGTTCATTGCAGATAATATAAAGGAAGTGATCCCGGAGTTCCTGATGCTTTTAAAGGGTGTCATCGACTGTCCGGATCTGCCTCTTAACGTGTCCAGAAGCGCTCTGCAAAATGATGGATTTGTGAAGAAGATATCCGATTACATCACAAAGAAGGTAGCGGACAAGCTGTCGGGCATGTGCAAGACAGACAGGGAAAATTATGAGAAATATTGGGACGACATTGCACCCTTTATCAAGTTCGGATATATCAAGGATGAGAAGTTTGCCGAAAAGATGGGAGATTTCATCCTGTACAAGAACCTGGAGGGCAAATACCTGACCCTTCAGGACTGCCTGGATGAGAACAAGGAAAAGCATGAGAATACCATTTTCTATGTGACCAATGAAAAGGAACAGAGCCAGTACATCAACATGTTTAAGGAAGAGGGCATTGACGCGGTGATTATGCCTGCTGCCATAGACAGCCCGTTTATCTCACATGTGGAGCAGAAGAAGGAAGGCCTTAAGTTCCTGCGCATTGATACGGACCTTAACGCGGCGTTCAAGGAAGAAGTAAAGGAAGACGATGAGGAGTTCAAGAAAACATCCGAGGAGCTGACGGAATACTTCAAAAAAGCCCTGAACAATGACAAGCTGGACATCAAGGTTGAGAAGATGAAGAATGCGGGAGTGGCTTCCATGATTACCATATCCGAGGACACAAGACGTATGCAGGATATGATGAAGATGTACAGCATGGGCGGTATGGATATGGGCATGTTCGGGGGTACGGGAGAGACTCTGGTGCTCAATGCCAACCATCCTCTTGTGCAGTATGTACTGGGTCATAAGGAAGATGCCAATACATCCAAGATCTGCGAGCAGCTGTATGACCTGGCAAGCTTAAGCCACGGCCCTCTGGCTCCGGAGCGCATGACAGCATTTGTAAGCCGCAGCAATGAAATCATGATGATTATGGCCGGCGAAAAAACAGATTCTGAAAAAACAGAGTAA
- a CDS encoding immunity 17 family protein encodes MSGLYTRFMDWIMPFLEANWQLFLIMAGALFLLGAIFRWKWVCDPQGEDGLGFRAFVYRNFGEKGYRILQGIGGAVIILCSAVLWVLM; translated from the coding sequence ATGAGCGGCTTATACACTAGATTTATGGATTGGATTATGCCGTTTCTGGAAGCAAACTGGCAGCTCTTTCTTATTATGGCAGGGGCGTTGTTCCTGCTGGGGGCGATCTTCCGCTGGAAATGGGTCTGCGATCCTCAGGGGGAAGATGGATTGGGCTTTCGCGCTTTTGTCTATCGGAACTTTGGAGAAAAAGGGTATCGCATCCTGCAGGGAATCGGCGGAGCTGTCATTATCCTGTGCAGCGCGGTGCTGTGGGTACTGATGTAA
- a CDS encoding TetR/AcrR family transcriptional regulator: MSKKGYTKVEREQVGRDLLTVGLEMLSQRGLKGTTLQDILQAVGISKPFFYGNYYTSLAELVIHIIDYEISLLLREVRNTVGNKGMSLEETIYHFLDMVVHSRQHHFFVMTQEEEMWVYKHLSPVEFEVYQQGQARFYEQVLALWQISQEKCSPKELGNLILSVVLIYNSAARSLPFFFPEELEQTAKAQATALSRYLASLADADK, translated from the coding sequence ATGTCAAAGAAGGGCTATACCAAGGTGGAGAGGGAACAGGTGGGGCGGGATTTGCTGACGGTGGGCCTGGAAATGCTGTCCCAGCGAGGGCTGAAGGGAACCACTCTCCAGGACATACTCCAGGCTGTAGGCATCTCCAAGCCATTCTTTTACGGCAATTATTACACTTCCCTGGCCGAGCTGGTCATCCATATCATCGACTATGAAATTTCACTTTTGCTCCGGGAAGTACGGAACACTGTGGGAAATAAGGGGATGAGTCTGGAGGAGACTATCTATCATTTTTTGGATATGGTGGTCCACAGCCGTCAGCACCATTTCTTTGTGATGACCCAGGAAGAAGAAATGTGGGTTTATAAACATTTAAGCCCGGTAGAGTTTGAGGTTTACCAGCAGGGACAGGCGCGGTTTTATGAACAGGTACTGGCTCTCTGGCAGATTTCCCAGGAAAAATGCAGTCCCAAAGAGCTGGGCAACCTGATCCTCTCAGTGGTACTGATCTATAACTCGGCGGCCCGGTCGCTCCCTTTCTTCTTTCCGGAGGAGCTGGAACAGACGGCCAAGGCCCAGGCAACCGCCCTATCCCGTTATCTGGCCTCTCTGGCCGATGCGGACAAATGA
- a CDS encoding GNAT family N-acetyltransferase, translating into MNLKNNNQLHFEPVNSENRMEAENLSVFSEQSGFIESVGECLQEADNLNLWRPVCIYDGDILVGFTMYGYFPSPFPGRLWLDRLLIDKRYQGKGYGRQAVLALLDRLHAEYSDSTVYLSVYENNTRAIRLYEQIGFCFNGEYDTKGEHVMVYLWEKGREGK; encoded by the coding sequence ATGAATCTGAAAAATAATAATCAATTACATTTTGAACCGGTAAATAGTGAGAACCGAATGGAAGCCGAAAATCTGTCGGTCTTTTCTGAACAGTCCGGATTTATCGAAAGTGTAGGCGAATGCTTACAAGAAGCGGACAACTTAAATCTATGGCGGCCTGTTTGTATCTATGATGGAGATATACTGGTTGGCTTTACGATGTACGGCTATTTTCCTTCCCCTTTTCCGGGACGGTTATGGCTGGATCGGCTGCTGATTGACAAGAGATATCAGGGAAAAGGATATGGGAGGCAGGCCGTGCTTGCCTTGCTTGACAGACTCCATGCCGAATATTCAGACAGCACGGTATATCTCAGTGTGTATGAAAATAATACAAGGGCAATCCGCCTTTATGAACAGATTGGTTTCTGCTTTAACGGCGAATATGACACGAAAGGCGAACATGTGATGGTGTATCTTTGGGAGAAAGGAAGGGAGGGAAAATAA
- a CDS encoding GNAT family N-acetyltransferase, with the protein MFLRTVSSKRQLAGSLFCSALFIFGGKHMNAVIYRPYKRQDFKAVSSIINIIWKHESYYSPKTAVRLSEAYLRLCLTEQTFTQVALADGKPIGIIMGNHIRRHRCPLVLRLQAGWSVLVLSMTAEGRRSWRFLEEIDRIYAALLSGQPQEYKGELSFFAIHPDYHGQGIGRELFSRFCMYMERENIQHFYVFTDTSCNYGFYENMNMFRRGTKRVKLKVNHRLEEFSFFLYENG; encoded by the coding sequence ATGTTTCTGCGTACAGTTTCATCGAAAAGGCAGTTGGCGGGTTCACTGTTTTGTTCAGCTCTTTTTATTTTTGGAGGAAAACATATGAACGCTGTTATTTACCGGCCATATAAGCGGCAGGACTTTAAGGCGGTTTCATCAATTATCAATATCATATGGAAGCATGAATCGTATTACAGTCCCAAAACTGCCGTCAGGCTGTCCGAAGCCTATCTTCGGTTATGCTTAACTGAACAAACCTTTACCCAGGTTGCGCTGGCAGATGGAAAACCCATCGGGATAATTATGGGGAACCATATCCGCAGGCACCGCTGTCCGTTAGTGCTTCGTCTGCAGGCCGGATGGTCGGTACTTGTCCTTTCGATGACAGCAGAGGGGCGCAGGTCATGGCGGTTTTTAGAAGAAATAGATCGGATATACGCAGCACTTCTATCAGGTCAACCACAGGAGTACAAGGGAGAACTGTCTTTTTTCGCAATTCATCCGGATTATCACGGACAGGGGATTGGAAGGGAATTGTTCAGTCGTTTTTGTATGTATATGGAAAGAGAGAATATACAGCATTTTTATGTGTTTACTGACACAAGCTGTAACTATGGATTTTACGAAAACATGAACATGTTTCGGCGGGGCACGAAAAGGGTAAAATTGAAGGTTAATCACAGGCTGGAGGAATTTTCTTTTTTTCTTTATGAAAATGGGTAG